From a region of the Daphnia pulicaria isolate SC F1-1A chromosome 1, SC_F0-13Bv2, whole genome shotgun sequence genome:
- the LOC124346879 gene encoding prisilkin-39-like isoform X1 codes for MSRHSKVVSQVLFSVGLVVLLLATCKTDGASVAVDSTKDSYVKPAAVETDTKEAAAKDQEQLDPRIGLYTQKVEAYGSVGPIGGNSAFYLTSLLPGYGGYSLPASSYGAYQPSYAAAAPAYPSSGSAYSGGLAYAPAAQQTYYGGASYGASPASYGSPAYSAPASSYGATPAPAYGASAYGVTPAASTYGATQAYGVTAAPTYATPASSYSAPAYGVTQAYGNMPAYSGSTYVTPAAAYSASYGVTPAYGAAAYGVNYGNMASSYGASAYGVTPAPVYNMASSYGGVYGVTPAPSYGMGSSYGASAYGVTQAPTYGMGSFYSGSSYGATQAPVYGGSSYGVTPAYGGSAYGATPAYGNMASSYGASSYDVTPASVYNNLNNYGMGSSYSAPSYYSAPAYAVTPAPAYNSYMMGSSYGSYGATPSPYMSYGGNSNMPNVYGGSTYGAGGYTGSSYGVAPSPYSSYGVSSYYPDAYYSTGYGGAYGTGYNSGYNMNRYGSIAAY; via the exons ATGTCTCGTCACAGCAAGGTTGTTTCTCAGGTTCTCTTCTCG GTGGGACTTGTGGTGTTACTTCTAGCCACATGTAAGACGGACGGAGCGAGTGTGGCGGTTGATTCGACCAAGGATTCGTATGTCAAACCTGCAGCAGTTGAGACGGACACGAAAGAGGCGGCCGCCAAGGACCAGGAGCAGCTGGACCCTCGCATTGGTCTGTACACGCAAAAAGTAGAGGCTTACGGTTCAGTTGGACCCATTGGAGGCAATAGCGCTTTCTACTTGACTTCGTTGCTGCCTGGCTACG GTGGTTATTCTTTACCCGCTAGCAGTTACGGCGCCTACCAACCGAGTTATGCTGCTGCCGCCCCTGCCTACCCGAGTTCCGGTTCCGCTTATTCCGGCGGATTGGCCTACGCTCCAGCTGCCCAGCAGACTTATTATGGTGGCGCGTCTTACGGAGCCTCTCCTGCCTCTTACGGATCACCGGCTTACAGCGCCCCTGCATCTTCTTATGGTGCCACTCCTGCACCCGCCTATGGTGCATCAGCTTACGGGGTCACTCCAGCAGCTTCTACTTATGGCGCTACACAGGCTTATGGTGTCACTGCTGCTCCCACTTACGCCACTCCAGCTTCCAGTTATTCCGCACCAGCCTATGGCGTCACCCAGGCTTATGGAAACATGCCAGCGTACAGCGGATCGACTTACGTGACTCCAGCTGCTGCCTACAGCGCATCTTACGGCGTCACTCCTGCTTACGGTGCAGCAGCCTATGGTGTCAACTATGGAAACATGGCGTCATCATACGGTGCATCGGCTTACGGTGTTACTCCGGCTCCCGTTTACAACATGGCTTCTTCTTACGGCGGAGTCTATGGTGTCACTCCAGCCCCATCTTACGGTATGGGCTCTTCCTATGGCGCATCTGCTTATGGAGTTACCCAGGCCCCCACCTATGGCATGGGATCCTTCTACTCTGGATCGTCTTACGGTGCCACTCAAGCTCCGGTCTACGGCGGATCTTCTTACGGTGTCACTCCGGCCTACGGTGGATCTGCTTATGGTGCCACTCCTGCTTATGGCAACATGGCGTCTTCCTACGGCGCATCCTCTTATGATGTTACACCTGCTTCGGTCTACAACAACTTGAACAACTACGGAATGGGATCGTCCTACTCTGCGCCTTCCTACTACTCCGCTCCGGCTTATGCTGTCACTCCGGCTCCAGCATACAACAGTTACATGATGGGCTCCTCTTACGGATCTTATGGCGCCACTCCGTCTCCCTACATGTCTTACGGCGGAAATTCGAATATGCCCAACGTTTATGGTGGATCGACTTACGGCGCTGGAGGCTACACTGGTAGCAGTTATGGCGTTGCACCGTCTCCTTACTCTTCGTACGGCGTTTCTTCCTATTATCCGGATGCTTACTACTCCACTGGATACGGCGGAGCTTACGGAACCGGATACAACAGCGGCTACAACATGAACCGATACGGAAGCATTGCTGCATACTAG
- the LOC124346879 gene encoding prisilkin-39-like isoform X2: MSRHSKVVSQVLFSVGLVVLLLATCKTDGASVAVDSTKDSYVKPAAVETDTKEAAAKDQEQLDPRIGGYSLPASSYGAYQPSYAAAAPAYPSSGSAYSGGLAYAPAAQQTYYGGASYGASPASYGSPAYSAPASSYGATPAPAYGASAYGVTPAASTYGATQAYGVTAAPTYATPASSYSAPAYGVTQAYGNMPAYSGSTYVTPAAAYSASYGVTPAYGAAAYGVNYGNMASSYGASAYGVTPAPVYNMASSYGGVYGVTPAPSYGMGSSYGASAYGVTQAPTYGMGSFYSGSSYGATQAPVYGGSSYGVTPAYGGSAYGATPAYGNMASSYGASSYDVTPASVYNNLNNYGMGSSYSAPSYYSAPAYAVTPAPAYNSYMMGSSYGSYGATPSPYMSYGGNSNMPNVYGGSTYGAGGYTGSSYGVAPSPYSSYGVSSYYPDAYYSTGYGGAYGTGYNSGYNMNRYGSIAAY; this comes from the exons ATGTCTCGTCACAGCAAGGTTGTTTCTCAGGTTCTCTTCTCG GTGGGACTTGTGGTGTTACTTCTAGCCACATGTAAGACGGACGGAGCGAGTGTGGCGGTTGATTCGACCAAGGATTCGTATGTCAAACCTGCAGCAGTTGAGACGGACACGAAAGAGGCGGCCGCCAAGGACCAGGAGCAGCTGGACCCTCGCATTG GTGGTTATTCTTTACCCGCTAGCAGTTACGGCGCCTACCAACCGAGTTATGCTGCTGCCGCCCCTGCCTACCCGAGTTCCGGTTCCGCTTATTCCGGCGGATTGGCCTACGCTCCAGCTGCCCAGCAGACTTATTATGGTGGCGCGTCTTACGGAGCCTCTCCTGCCTCTTACGGATCACCGGCTTACAGCGCCCCTGCATCTTCTTATGGTGCCACTCCTGCACCCGCCTATGGTGCATCAGCTTACGGGGTCACTCCAGCAGCTTCTACTTATGGCGCTACACAGGCTTATGGTGTCACTGCTGCTCCCACTTACGCCACTCCAGCTTCCAGTTATTCCGCACCAGCCTATGGCGTCACCCAGGCTTATGGAAACATGCCAGCGTACAGCGGATCGACTTACGTGACTCCAGCTGCTGCCTACAGCGCATCTTACGGCGTCACTCCTGCTTACGGTGCAGCAGCCTATGGTGTCAACTATGGAAACATGGCGTCATCATACGGTGCATCGGCTTACGGTGTTACTCCGGCTCCCGTTTACAACATGGCTTCTTCTTACGGCGGAGTCTATGGTGTCACTCCAGCCCCATCTTACGGTATGGGCTCTTCCTATGGCGCATCTGCTTATGGAGTTACCCAGGCCCCCACCTATGGCATGGGATCCTTCTACTCTGGATCGTCTTACGGTGCCACTCAAGCTCCGGTCTACGGCGGATCTTCTTACGGTGTCACTCCGGCCTACGGTGGATCTGCTTATGGTGCCACTCCTGCTTATGGCAACATGGCGTCTTCCTACGGCGCATCCTCTTATGATGTTACACCTGCTTCGGTCTACAACAACTTGAACAACTACGGAATGGGATCGTCCTACTCTGCGCCTTCCTACTACTCCGCTCCGGCTTATGCTGTCACTCCGGCTCCAGCATACAACAGTTACATGATGGGCTCCTCTTACGGATCTTATGGCGCCACTCCGTCTCCCTACATGTCTTACGGCGGAAATTCGAATATGCCCAACGTTTATGGTGGATCGACTTACGGCGCTGGAGGCTACACTGGTAGCAGTTATGGCGTTGCACCGTCTCCTTACTCTTCGTACGGCGTTTCTTCCTATTATCCGGATGCTTACTACTCCACTGGATACGGCGGAGCTTACGGAACCGGATACAACAGCGGCTACAACATGAACCGATACGGAAGCATTGCTGCATACTAG
- the LOC124347036 gene encoding uncharacterized protein LOC124347036: MKPEIFIGFVCWLSVVSSAAIEHSIHARDAPAETTSPAPTQDSSAEARAVPYIMQSGQGLPPPPPPVPQPGGVYPQVPNAPGGPTAFGTGGSAYHDPADIREEVTTNLNCQKTYMDIHFKFSKPFGGFIYPYGFFDKCILFVGHGEKEVKLTMSQDICGAPPPPLVPGYSQRTNPFIEHRLMIQWDTDLVQEYDTNILIRCDRPEDYNRTIKFDLSSVVGESNQAIVRTHPGPKLWMEIQDGEGPTAPPVLGPVFLGQTLSLVFTLGDDVFNFDSNVLNCWATDGKTSQPLVPYVAPSQSAAPARPLVTQLQVIDASCSVKPKLFGNFQKIRESTPTLKTTTEWVLFKAFRFPTTARVLIQCDIQVCFEKCYPQTPCNLPYNSRTNRKRRAVVNSTDTSKEVNPERLSMYRAIEVFLPRDEDNLPIAVVNGSVDMLSRMLMPRTDCLSPSTFYGVILGLGIVLLIIIAVVAVYVQRQVKKNRSSK, translated from the exons ATGAAGCCCGAAATCTTTATCGGG TTTGTGTGCTGGCTCTCTGTTGTTTCATCAGCTGCTATTGAACACTCAATCCATGCCCGTGATGCTCCTGCTGAAACAACTAGTCCAGCACCAACTCAGGATAGTTCAGCAGAGGCACGTGCAGTGCCATACATTATGCAGTCAGGTCAAGGTTTACCTCCACCTCCGCCTCCTGTTCCTCAACCAGGTGGAGTTTACCCACAAGTTCCTAATGCTCCAG gTGGTCCAACTGCATTTGGCACTGGGGGATCAGCTTACCATGATCCTGCTGATATCCGTGAAGAGGTCACCACTAACCTTAATTGCCAGAAAACTTACATGGACATCCATTTCAA GTTTTCGAAGCCTTTTGGTGGTTTCATCTATCCATATGGCTTCTTTGATAAGTGCATTTTATTTGTGGGTCATGGAGAGAAGGAAGTCAAGTTAACTATGAGCCAAGACATCTGTGGagctccaccaccacctcttGTTCCTGGATATTCTCAACGAACCAACCCATTCATTGAG cacCGGCTGATGATTCAGTGGGATACTGATTTGGTTCAGGAGTACGACACCAACATTCTTATCCGCTGCGATAGGCCCGAAGACTACAATCGTACCATCAAGTTTGATTTGTCTTCTGTTGTTGGAGAAAGCAATCAGGCTATTGTGCGGACACACCCTG GACCAAAACTGTGGATGGAGATTCAGGATGGAGAAGGTCCTACTGCTCCTCCTGTTCTGGGTCCCGTGTTTTTGGGCCAAACCCTTTCGCTGGTCTTTACTTTGGGTGACGATGTTTTCAACTTCGACTCCAATGTCCTGAATTGTTGGGCAACTGAtg GCAAGACCAGTCAACCTCTTGTTCCTTACGTCGCTCCTAGTCAAAGTGCTGCCCCAGCACGTCCTTTAGTCACACAGCTTCAAGTGATTGACGCTTCTTGCTCTGTTAAGCCTAAGCTCTTTGGGAATTTCCAGAAAATTCGTGAGTCTACTCCTACGTTGAAAACCACAACTGAATGGGTTCTCTTCAAG GCCTTCCGTTTCCCCACTACTGCGCGAGTGTTGATTCAGTGCGACATTCAGGTTTGCTTCGAAAAGTGTTATCCTCAGACTCCTTGCAA TTTGCCTTATAATTCCCGGACTAATCGTAAACGCCGTGCAGTTGTTAATTCCACTGATACTAGCAAAGAAGTTAATCCTGAAAGGTTGTCCATGTATCGAGCTATTGAAGTGTTCCTTCCGAGAGACGAGGATAATTTACCAATTG CGGTGGTAAATGGATCCGTCGATATGCTATCCCGCATGCTGATGCCCCGGACGGATTGTTTGTCTCCTTCCACTTTTTATGGTGTCATCCTGGGACTGGGCATCGTTCTTTTAATCATCATTGCAGTTGTGGCCGTTTACGTTCAACGACAAGTTAAGAAAAACCGGTCTTCAAAATAG
- the LOC124349946 gene encoding phosphomannomutase-like, which produces MNNNPSWKAAEVASNTLPIHVNRFSRYFPVRFVHLKCNFDVSWPIFGFSNKLHSKSIMAPRNLQRVDATNGDFRRSNSDDSTDCTSEGGKGLTDFNWQKAMIQSRIMEKVQDVGERISSQSWLEQMRMLAKERSLTSVFFLSLIGLVSLPILVCVLASAFTFLGFVFVEEIICLFDVDGTLTMHRNKIIPTTEEFLLTKVKPVATIGLVGGSDLKKIAEQMGGADVINKFEYVFAENGLVAYKNGHMIGKMSIQEHVGEEKLQKFINYALGYMSKLTLPVKRGTFIEFRDGLVNVCPVGRSCSQAERDQFAEYDKEHRIRENFVKELQAQFPDLGLVFSIGGQISIDVFPKGWDKTFALSFVEKDGFKEIHFFGDKTAPGGNDHEIYEDSRTIGHKVTSPEDTIAQLKTLLHL; this is translated from the exons ATGAACAACAATCCTTCTTGGAAGGCAGCAGAAGTAGCATCCAACACTCTACCCATTCACGTCAACCGATTCAGTCGTTATTTCCCTGTTCGATTTGTCCAtttaaagtgtaattttgacgTATCTTGGCCTATCTTTGGCTTCAGTAACAAGTTGCATTCAAAAAGCATTATGGCACCTCGCAACCTGCAACGAGTGGACGCAACTAATGGCGATTTTCGTCGAAGCAATTCCGACGATTCGACCGATTGCACCAGCGAAGGAG GTAAAGGTCTGACTGATTTCAACTGGCAAAAAGCGATGATTCAGAGTCGCATCATGGAGAAAGTTCAAGACGTTG gtGAGCGTATCAGTTCACAATCTTGGCTGGAGCAGATGCGTATGCTGGCTAAAGAAAGATCTTTGACATCGGTTTTCTTCTTGAGTCTTATCGGCCTCGTTTCTCTCCCCATTTTGGTTTGCGTCTTAGCGTCGGCGTTTACATTCCTCGGATTCGTTTTCGTTGaag AAATTATCTGTCTGTTTGATGTAGATGGAACCTTAACTATGCATAGAAAT AAAATTATTCCCACAACAGAAGAGTTTCTGTTGACCAAAGTGAAACCAGTGGCAACTATAGGTCTGGTGGGTGGATCAGatttgaaaaagattgcaGAGCAAATGGGTGGTGCAGATG TTATCAACAAGTTTGAGTATGTCTTTGCTGAAAATGGTCTAGTCGCCTACAAAAATGGGCATATGATTGGAAAGATG AGCATCCAAGAACATGTTGGAGAAGAAAAGCTACAAAAGTTTATAAACTATGCATTGGGTTACATGTCGAAATTGACCCTGCCAGTCAAAAGGGGAACTTTCATTGAATTTCGTGATGGGCTTGTTAATGTTTGCCCAGTAGGAAGAAGTTGTTCACAAGCTGAAAGGGATCAGTTTGCCGAGTACGATAAAGAACACCGTATTAgagaaaattttgtaaaagaaTTGCAAGCCCAATTTCCGGATTTGGGTCTAGTTTTCAGCATTG gtGGCCAAATTAGTATTGACGTATTTCCGAAAGGTTGGGACAAAACATTTGCTCTTTCATTCGTTGAAAAAGACggttttaaagaaattcatttctttgGCGATAAAACTGCACCTGGAGGGAACGATCACGAAATTTATGAAGATTCTCGTACAATCGGTCATAAAGTCACATCTCCAGAAGACACCATTGCACAGCTGAAAACGCTTCTACATTTGTGA
- the LOC124348879 gene encoding endonuclease V-like — MESEIESVTALWSQEQLTMKSKLIISNTEPWQTDRKLNLVGGMDISFCKTDSSIAICTLVVCSVSQQLKVVYEDSLHVKLSTPYIPGFLAFREFEPCLNLYTKLTSKHPKLIPQVLMFDGNGILHPRGLGLASHFGVCTNTCTIGVAKNLYQMGSILRDENHFSQINSLSAPGDHFFIKNSAGNGGEILGAALKTTQEAKRPVYISIGHRIGLETAIWAVMQCINRYRIPEPTRQADIRSRHLVRKLEESKNKNVDQYPPKISFH; from the exons atggaATCTGAGATTGAGTCAGTGACAGCTTTGTGGTCTCAAGAACAATTGACAATGAAAAGTAAACTCATCATTTCAAATACTGAACCGTGGCAAACAGATCG AAAGCTCAACCTTGTTGGTGGAATGGACATTTCATTCTGCAAAACTGACTCTTCTATAGCAATTTGCACACTAGTTGTGTGTAGTGTCTCCCAGCAGTTAAAGGTTGTTTATGAGGACAGCTTGCATGTTAAACTTTCTACTCCATATATTCCTG gcTTTCTTGCATTCAGGGAATTTGAGCCTTGCTTGAATTTATACACAAAGCTGACTTCCAAGCATCCAAAACTGATTCCTCAAGTACTTATGTTTGATGGAAATGGAATCTTACATCCAAGAGGATTAGGACTTGCATCTCATTTTGGTGTCTGCACAAATACCTGCACTATAGGAGTGGCGAAAAATCTGTATCAAATGGGAAGCATTCTACGAGACGAGAACCACTTTTCCCAAATAAATTCGCTCAGTGCGCCGGGcgatcatttttttattaaaaattcagcAGGAAATGGCGGCGAAATTTTAGGAGCA GCTTTGAAAACTACTCAAGAGGCAAAACGACCAGTTTACATTTCAATAGGGCATCGAATTGGACTTGAGACGGCAATTTGGGCTGTCATGCAATGTATTAACCGATATCGCATTCCTGAACCAACGCGACAAGCCGATATTCGATCTAGACATTTAGTTAGAAAGCTggaagaaagtaaaaataaaaatgttgaccAGTATCCGCCGAAAATATCTTTTCATTGA
- the LOC124348994 gene encoding C-factor-like — translation MLARSIFLTGCSRGLGLEMVKQIHPFTETLIATCRNPETASELRELAEEHSHIKILPVDVLNHETFGDVAEEVSSIVGEQGLNLLINNAGISPRSTRINFVTAEAMAETFAVNATSPLMLTKALLPLLKAGASSDVDEDSDFCIKNAAIVNISSVLGSISNNMGDRSGGLYPYRCSKAALNMVTRSLSSDLNPFNITVISIHPGWVRTDMGGPNAPLSSQESIESLISTLKELTFDKSGLFFNQNGEEIPW, via the exons ATGTTGGCTCGGTCTATATTTTTAACTGGGTGTAGTCGTGGGTTAGGTTTAGAAATGGTGAAGCAAATTCACCCGTTTACAGAAACTTTGATTGCAACATGTAGAAATCCGGAAACTGCTTCG GAACTCCGAGAATTAGCAGAAGAACACAGTCATATAAAAATTCTTCCAGTTG ATGTGTTAAACCATGAGACCTTTGGTGATGTTGCAGAAGAAGTATCTTCAATTGTAGGAGAACAAGGGTTAAACTTGTTGATCAATAACGCTGGAATATCTCCAAGATCAACCCGCATAAATTTTGTGACTGCAGAAGCAATGGCTGAAACTTTTGCTGTCAATGCAACATCACCACTGATGTTGACTAAAGCACTGTTACCTTTGTTGAAAGCAGGTGCTTCCTCTGATGTTGATGAGGATAGTGATTTCTGCATTAAAAATGCAGCTATTGTGAACATAAGCTCTGTGCTAGGGAGTATCAGCAATAACATGGGAGATCGTTCTGGTGGTCTTTATCCTTACAGATGTAGCaag gcAGCACTTAATATGGTAACCAGATCCTTAAGCAGTGATTTGAATCCATTTAACATTACTGTTATAAGCATTCATCCAG GTTGGGTAAGAACAGATATGGGTGGACCCAATGCACCTTTGTCATCACAAGAAAGCATAGAGAGCTTGATTTCTACTTTAAAAGAGCTCACTTTTGACAAATCAGGACTTTTCTTTAATCAAAATGGTGAAGAGATCCCTTGGTAA
- the LOC124346984 gene encoding protein disulfide-isomerase A3-like, producing MRVISTILVSCLLVLSANADSVVDLVDDDFDSKLATFDTALVMFYAPWCGHCKRLKPEFEKAASMLKSNDPPITLAKVDCTEGGKSTCNRFSVQGYPTIKIFKNGEVSSDYNGPRESAGIAKFMRAQVGPSAKELLNVKAAEEFLAKEDVSVVGFFADESSGLKTVYMKLADKLRESVRFAVSSNKDVVEKYGYSDNIVLFRPKHLHNKFEPNFIVYEGAATKEAINTFVEKNFFGLVGHRSVDNAAQFKDPIVIAYFGVDYVKNPKGTNYWRNRILKVAQSFTDSFTFAISNKDDFQQELNEFGLEYINDDKPRVAVRDASGRKFTMKDAFSIESFQTFLNDVKEGKLEPYMKSEAIPDNSTPLKTAVAKNFNEVVVENGKDTLIEFYAPWCGHCKKLGPVFEEVANALKDEDVAIVKMDATANDVPSKFEVRGFPTLYWLAKDDKDNHVRYEGGRETDDFIKYIAKHATKELRGWDRSGAPKDLKEL from the exons ATGCGAGTCATTTCAACTATTTTAGTATCTTGCCTTTTGGTCTTATCTGCCAACGCAGACTCTGTTGTAGACCTTGTTGATGATGACTTCGATTCAAAACTCGCAACTTTTGATACCGCTTTGGTCATGTTTTACGCCCCTTG GTGTGGCCATTGTAAGCGTCTGAAGCCAGAGTTTGAAAAAGCTGCCTCTATGCTCAAGAGTAATGATCCTCCAATTACCCTTGCAAAGGTTGACTGCACAGAAGGTGGCAAGAGCACTTGTAACAGGTTTAGTGTACAAGGTTATCCCACCATTAAGATCTTCAAGAATGGTGAGGTATCCAGTGACTACAATGGTCCTAGAGAGTCAGCCGGTATTGCCAAGTTCATGAGAGCCCAAGTTGGCCCATCTGCTAAGGAATTGTTGAATGTCAAAGCTGCTGAAGAGTTTTTGGCAAAGGAAGATGTATCAGTTGTTGGTTTCTTTGCTGATGAGAGCAGTGGACTAAAGACTGTGTATATGAAGCTGGCTGACAAACTCAGAGAATCGGTCCGATTTGCTGTATCAAGCAACAAGGatgttgttgaaaaatatgGTTACTCAGATAATATTGTTCTCTTCCGACCAAAGCATCTGCATAACAAGTTTGAGCCTAACTTCATTGTCTATGAGGGAGCTGCCACTAAAGAAGCCATCAACACATTTGTGGAGAAGAACTT tttcggTCTGGTTGGTCACCGCAGCGTGGATAATGCAGCCCAGTTTAAAGATCCAATTGTTATTGCATATTTTGGAGTTGACTATGTCAAAAACCCAAAAGGAACCAACTATTGGCGCAACCGTATCCTGAAGGTTGCTCAGTCCTTCACCGATTCTTTCACTTTTGCCATCAGCAACAAAGATGACTTCCAACAAGAGTTGAACGAATTTGGTTTGGAGTACATCAACGACGACAAACCCCGTGTTGCTGTTCGTGATGCTTCCGGCAGAAAGTTCACCATGAAAGACGCATTCTC GATCGAATCCTTCCAGACATTTTTGAATGACGTTAAAGAAGGGAAATTGGAGCCTTACATGAAATCCGAAGCTATTCCAGACAACAGCACTCCATTGAAGACTGCTGTTGCTAAGAACTTCAATGAAGTAgttgttgaaaatggaaaagacaCCTTGATCGAATTCTACGCCCCCTGGTGCGGTCACTGCAAGAAACTAGGCCCCGTTTTCGAAGAGGTCGCTAATGCGCTGAAAGATGAAGATGTGGCAATTGTCAAGATGGACGCAACTGCCAATGACGTGCCCAGCAAATTTGAAGTTCGAGGCTTCCCTACTCTCTACTGGTTGGCCAAGGATGACAAAGACAATCATGTCCGATACGAG GGTGGTCGCGAAACGGATGACTTCATCAAATATATCGCTAAACATGCCACCAAAGAATTGAGGGGATGGGATCGTTCTGGAGCACCTAAGGATTTGAAGGAGTTGTAA
- the LOC124348885 gene encoding small glutamine-rich tetratricopeptide repeat-containing protein beta-like, whose protein sequence is MGIAVDDSKVQVANAVCQMNVDELREKGNACVKEGKHEEAVLHYSAAIQSDPNNHALHSNRSLAFLKIQQYFLAYKDAIRTIDLKPEWAKGYFRKAEVEMATFHFEKALTSYSMAFHLQKDDRSLIDSMRKAGRELKKDQRAEKQIPWVGAGIGIIVGVVIVLADYLIVDKPVLVHPILKVLMTIAISFIGFGFCKLYRYYVKNQRDSLLQPPFDLSGENDSLDNNSHEEPSDGGATRLPETTQKKFTKAQARHRYRKGKAN, encoded by the exons ATGGGCATAGCAGTAGACGATAGTAAGGTCCAAGTAGCAAACGCGGTTTGTCAAATG aacgTAGATGAActaagagaaaaaggaaatgccTGTGTTAAAGAAGGCAAACATGAGGAGGCTGTTTTGCATTATTCCGCAGCGATCCAATCCGATCCCAATAACCATGCGCTTCACA GCAATCGTTCGCTTGCGTTCCTGAAAATTCAGCAGTATTTTTTGGCCTACAAAGATGCTATTCGGACCATAGACTTGAAGCCTGAATGGGCTAAAG GTTACTTTCGTAAAGCTGAAGTGGAAATGGctacatttcattttgaaaaagcttTGACATCATATTCAATGGCATTCCACCTTCAAAAAGATGACCGATCTCTCATTGATTCAATGAGAAAAGCAGGCAGGGAATTGAAAAAGGATCAGAGggctgaaaaacaaattccttGGGTTGGAGCTGGAATTGGGATCATAGTTGGAGTTGTAATTGTTCTTGCAGACTACTTGATTGTAGACAAACCTGTTTTGGTG CATCCTATTCTCAAAGTGCTGATGACCATtgccatttcttttattggatTTGGATTCTGTAAATTATACAGATATTATGTTAAAAACCAAAGAGATTCTCTACTGCAACCTCCGTTTGATCTCTCCGGCG aaaacgATAGTCTTGATAATAATAGTCATGAGGAACCTAGCGATGGCGGTGCCACAAGGTTACCTGAAACGACCCAGAAGAAATTCACAAAAGCCCAAGCCCGACACCGATACCGGAAGGGgaaagcaaactaa